A portion of the Cryptomeria japonica chromosome 5, Sugi_1.0, whole genome shotgun sequence genome contains these proteins:
- the LOC131072284 gene encoding indole-3-acetate O-methyltransferase 1-like: MEVIKSESKLALENVLGMKGGDGESSYAKSSSVHLNIVQAMKPILERAIFENMRLMSNVGGIFRVADFGCGTGKNTLVVVDTIVNAVKRSFEEHEMPEFEVYFVDLPSNDFNSLFRMLPPHRPDYADVDNDGDNNPLAGRSYIAGAVCGSHFRRLLPRKSLHFCHSSLSLHWLSRLSDDKINPDFTAFLKARAEEMVDGGCMFVSLPGRNEGTHIMEDQGLCGFFARHIECAFEELVNEGIVEKEKWESFKITFFGLNLDEVESIVKKERHL; the protein is encoded by the exons ATGGAGGTGATCAAATCTGAGTCCAAACTGGCCCTGGAGAATGTGCTTGGTATGAAGGGTGGAGATGGAGAATCCAGCTATGCGAAAAGCTCTTCAGTTCAT TTAAATATCGTTCAAGCTATGAAACCAATTCTGGAGCGCGCCATTTTTGAGAATATGAGATTGATGTCTAATGTGGGAGGGATATTTAGGGTAGCAGATTTCGGTTGTGGTACTGGGAAAAATACTCTTGTGGTGGTAGACACCATTGTCAATGCTGTGAAACGCTCGTTTGAGGAACATGAGATGCCAGAATTTGAGGTGTATTTCGTCGACCTTCCTTCTAATGATTTCAATTCATTGTTTCGAATGTTGCCTCCCCACAGACCAGACTATGCTGATGTTGATAATGATGGTGATAACAATCCATTAGCTGGAAGGTCTTATATTGCAGGGGCTGTGTGTGGATCACATTTTAGACGTCTACTCCCACGGAAAAGCCTGCATTTCTGTCACTCTTCTCTCAGTCTTCATTGGCTTTCACGG TTGTCTGATGATAAGATAAATCCAG ATTTCACAGCGTTTTTAAAGGCTCGGGCAGAGGAGATGGTTGATGGGGGATGCATGTTTGTATCTCTGCCGGGTCGTAATGAAGGAACCCACATAATGGAGGACCAAGGCCTATGTGGATTTTTTGCGCGCCACATAGAATGTGCGTTTGAGGAACTAGTTAATGAG GGtattgttgaaaaagagaaatggGAATCATTTAAGATAACTTTTTTCGGTCTAAATTTAGATGAAGTAGAAAGCATTGTGAAGAAAGAGCGTCATTTGTAA
- the LOC131072277 gene encoding indole-3-acetate O-methyltransferase 1, protein MEMMNSLSQNKSTGVLENLFGMKGGHEDSSYAKNSSVQLMIVEAAKPILERGIYENLKLNFNGGAIVRIADLGCGTGWNTLVVADRIVKAVQSIVEEGNKREFEVYFNDLASNDFNSLLRILPPLGHDSGDADGGRKPVATRSYYAAAVSGSYFKRLFPRKSLNFCHSSFSLHYLSRVPESVEQKSSPRVYISSDCDEAVGAAYLHQFEKDITAFLSARAEEMVGGGCMFTLQCGRKSGSNIMKEQGTFGDISRHLEYAFEDLVIEGIIKKEKWETFNMPWFATNSEEMESIVKKEDSFSVITVRVLEGFPLHSITQVKEGEEEMFGRSVENQYRAMFEKVVGTHLGCEHLTNEFFSRIAKRATAKFKEYLEDKVELVVSFLVRK, encoded by the exons atggagatgatgaatTCTCTATCTCAAAATAAATCCACAGGCGTCCTGGAGAATTTATTTGGCATGAAGGGTGGACATGAAGATTCTAGCTATGCTAAGAATTCTTCAGTTCAG TTAATGATAGTTGAAGCTGCGAAGCCCATTCTTGAGCGTGGTATATATGAGAATCTGAAATTGAATTTTAATGGAGGTGCAATAGTTCGCATAGCAGATTTGGGGTGTGGCACTGGGTGGAATACTCTTGTGGTAGCAGACAGAATTGTTAAAGCTGTGCAATCGATAGTTGAGGAAGGAAATAAGCGAGAATTTGAAGTTTACTTTAATGATCTAGCATCTAATGATTTCAACTCACTGTTGCGAATCTTGCCTCCACTTGGACATGATTCTGGAGATGCAGATGGTGGAAGGAAGCCAGTGGCTACAAGATCTTACTACGCTGCAGCAGTATCTGGATCCTATTTCAAACGTCTTTTCCCCAGGAAAAGCTTGAATTTCTGTCACTCTTCTTTCAGTCTCCATTATTTGTCTCGG GTGCCTGAGAGCGTTGAACAAAAGAGCTCTCCTCGTGTGTACATATCAAGTGATTGTGACGAGGCAGTAGGAGCAGCCTATCTACATCAGTTCGAGAAGGACATTACAGCGTTTTTAAGTGCCAGAGCAGAAGAGATGGTTGGTGGAGGATGCATGTTCACACTTCAGTGTGGTCGTAAGTCAGGTTCAAATATAATGAAAGAGCAAGGAACATTTGGAGATATTTCTCGCCACTTAGAATATGCTTTTGAGGATCTTGTCATTGAG GGTATCATTAAAAAGGAGAAATGGGAAACCTTCAACATGCCCTGGTTTGCCACGAATTCAGAAGAGATGGAGAGCATAGTGAAGAAAGAGGATTCGTTCAGTGTAATAACTGTGAGGGTCTTGGAAGGATTTCCTCTTCATTCAATAACACAAGTGAAAGAAGGGGAAGAGGAGATGTTTGGGAGAAGTGTGGAAAACCAGTACCGAGCAATGTTTGAGAAGGTTGTGGGCACTCATTTGGGATGTGAGCATTTGACAAATGAATTCTTCTCAAGAATTGCTAAGAGAGCAACTGCTAAATTCAAGGAGTATCTTGAAGATAAAGTAGAAttggttgtttcctttcttgtTAGAAAATGA